A section of the Desulfuribacillus stibiiarsenatis genome encodes:
- the spo0A gene encoding sporulation transcription factor Spo0A, whose translation MNTTKIILADDNQEFCNMLANYVSQQEDMQVLGLAYNGNQALELLEDDLPDLLILDIIMPHLDGLGVLEALKENPKYASMKVIVLTAFGQENITKRAIDLGADYFILKPFDMDVLLQRIRQVSTQMQQTIQMSDKHSFNFTSTNNFAPKKKKVDDIKTSVTKMIHEIGVPAHIKGYTFLREAIIMVFNDPELLGCITKILYPNIADAHNTTPPRVERAIRHAIEVAWNRGNVDILRQYFGYTVNATKSKPTNSEFIAMVADKLRLEQVV comes from the coding sequence GTGAATACAACAAAAATAATACTTGCAGATGATAATCAAGAATTTTGTAATATGTTAGCAAACTATGTGAGTCAACAAGAGGACATGCAAGTTCTTGGTTTGGCTTATAATGGTAATCAAGCATTAGAACTCTTGGAAGATGATTTACCGGACTTATTAATCTTAGATATTATTATGCCGCATCTTGATGGATTAGGAGTTTTAGAGGCATTAAAGGAAAATCCTAAGTATGCCAGTATGAAAGTCATTGTGCTAACAGCATTCGGGCAAGAAAATATCACAAAAAGGGCGATTGATTTAGGGGCCGATTACTTCATCCTGAAACCTTTTGATATGGATGTCTTATTACAAAGAATCCGACAAGTCTCAACCCAAATGCAACAAACGATACAAATGTCGGATAAGCACTCATTTAATTTTACATCCACTAATAATTTTGCTCCGAAAAAGAAAAAAGTCGATGATATCAAAACATCTGTAACAAAGATGATTCATGAAATTGGAGTGCCAGCTCATATTAAAGGATATACATTTTTGCGTGAAGCAATCATCATGGTCTTTAACGATCCAGAATTACTAGGGTGTATCACGAAAATTCTTTACCCAAATATCGCAGACGCACATAATACGACACCACCAAGAGTGGAACGAGCCATACGACATGCCATTGAAGTCGCTTGGAATCGTGGGAATGTGGATATTCTTCGTCAATACTTCGGTTACACAGTCAATGCTACGAAATCTAAGCCAACAAACAGCGAGTTCATTGCGATGGTGGCTGATAAGTTAAGACTTGAGCAAGTAGTGTAA
- the msrB gene encoding peptide-methionine (R)-S-oxide reductase MsrB → MVLNRENKHFEVQKTDEEWKQLLEPPTYHVLRNHGTEPAFRNQYHDCKEPGEYQCAGCGQPLFHSEHKYDSGSGWPSFHSLVHEHHVGIKKDYSMMGIERTEVHCSRCGGHLGHVFPDGPKPTGMRYCINSAALKLNKDSEE, encoded by the coding sequence ATGGTACTTAATCGTGAAAACAAACACTTTGAGGTTCAGAAAACTGACGAAGAATGGAAACAACTATTAGAACCACCCACGTATCATGTACTAAGAAATCATGGAACTGAACCCGCATTTCGTAACCAATATCATGATTGTAAAGAGCCAGGGGAATACCAGTGTGCCGGGTGCGGACAGCCACTCTTCCATTCCGAACACAAATATGATTCAGGTTCTGGTTGGCCAAGCTTTCACTCTCTGGTTCACGAACACCATGTCGGAATCAAGAAAGACTACTCGATGATGGGAATTGAGCGTACAGAAGTCCATTGCAGTCGCTGTGGCGGGCACCTCGGTCACGTGTTTCCGGACGGTCCAAAGCCCACTGGGATGCGGTATTGTATAAATTCCGCGGCATTAAAGCTAAATAAAGATTCTGAGGAATAA
- a CDS encoding universal stress protein: MFNRILFPTSGSPISPKIANMICQLIKEDHDRQVQILTVAEFPNMPSNVSMLLDDAGVHVEDVILEDVRARIDQVVKIFEENSIPYHIKIATGDPIKTIIKEADAFQADLLIVGHHGESSFADFLFKGNITVQLINEAKCPVMVLK; this comes from the coding sequence ATGTTTAATCGTATATTGTTTCCTACTAGCGGATCACCAATAAGTCCAAAAATAGCGAATATGATCTGTCAATTAATTAAAGAAGATCACGACCGTCAAGTGCAAATACTGACTGTAGCTGAGTTCCCAAATATGCCATCAAACGTCAGTATGTTATTAGATGATGCTGGGGTGCATGTTGAAGATGTGATTCTTGAAGACGTAAGAGCACGCATTGATCAAGTAGTAAAGATTTTCGAAGAAAACTCTATTCCTTACCATATTAAAATTGCAACAGGTGATCCGATTAAGACAATCATTAAGGAAGCCGATGCTTTCCAAGCGGATTTATTGATCGTGGGACATCACGGAGAAAGTTCTTTTGCTGACTTCTTGTTTAAAGGGAATATTACCGTTCAATTAATCAACGAAGCGAAATGTCCAGTAATGGTTTTGAAATAA
- the hcp gene encoding hydroxylamine reductase: MDMKMFCYQCEQTLGGKACTKAGVCGKDADVAALQDLLIHNLKGLAFYGQKLIERGEKINPTIQTLMVDGVFSTLTNVNFDPERFFTYNTKAEAYKQELRALVGNIEGEVPSAALYQSPNRVDLMIEDGLKFGIMADPSMNEDIRSLRELLIYGLKGVSAYAHQAAALGKTNEEVNNFFFKALNETLKDDLTVDALFGLNMELGQENLKVMELLDSVHTGTYGHPVPTKVAVTKKKGPFIVISGHDLKDLQMLLEQTQGTGVNIYTHGEMIPAHGYPELKKYSNLVGNYGGAWQDQQKEFDNLPGCVLMTTNCIQKPRPSYEDRIYTTSVVGWPGIKHIEQVDGNKDFSAIIKHAIELGGYTEDEEEKNILVGFGHNTTLSHAGAIIEAVKSGAIKHFFLIGGCDGAKPGRNYFTEFAENTPQDTVILTLACGKYRFNKIDFGTVAGLPRLLDVGQCNDAFSAIKIAVALAEAFECDVNDLPLSLVLSWYEQKAVAILLTLLSLNIKNILLGPSLPAFVSPNVLQVLVDKFNIRPTTNAEADLQSILG, encoded by the coding sequence ATGGATATGAAAATGTTTTGTTATCAATGTGAGCAAACGCTAGGTGGAAAGGCTTGTACAAAAGCAGGTGTTTGTGGTAAGGATGCAGATGTAGCAGCTTTACAAGATTTGCTGATTCACAATCTTAAGGGTCTTGCGTTTTATGGTCAAAAGTTAATTGAAAGAGGAGAAAAAATCAACCCTACGATTCAAACACTTATGGTGGATGGAGTTTTCTCAACATTAACAAACGTAAACTTTGATCCTGAGAGATTTTTCACATACAATACTAAGGCAGAAGCATATAAGCAAGAGTTACGTGCACTTGTTGGTAACATCGAAGGAGAAGTTCCAAGCGCTGCGTTATATCAGTCTCCAAATCGTGTAGATTTAATGATTGAAGACGGATTAAAGTTCGGCATTATGGCAGATCCTAGCATGAATGAAGATATCCGCTCATTAAGAGAATTACTAATCTACGGATTAAAGGGTGTTTCAGCGTATGCTCACCAAGCTGCAGCTCTAGGAAAAACGAACGAAGAAGTAAACAATTTCTTCTTCAAAGCTCTTAACGAAACATTAAAAGATGACTTGACTGTGGATGCATTATTTGGATTAAACATGGAATTAGGGCAAGAGAACCTAAAGGTAATGGAATTACTTGATAGCGTGCACACAGGAACATACGGTCATCCAGTACCTACAAAAGTGGCTGTAACTAAGAAAAAAGGACCTTTCATCGTAATTTCTGGTCACGATTTAAAGGATTTACAAATGTTACTTGAGCAAACACAAGGAACTGGCGTAAATATCTATACGCATGGTGAAATGATCCCTGCTCATGGTTACCCAGAATTAAAGAAATACTCTAATCTTGTAGGTAACTATGGTGGTGCTTGGCAAGACCAACAAAAAGAATTTGATAACCTTCCTGGGTGTGTGTTAATGACAACAAACTGCATCCAAAAGCCTCGTCCTAGCTATGAAGATAGAATTTACACTACAAGTGTAGTAGGATGGCCTGGAATTAAGCATATTGAGCAAGTAGATGGAAATAAAGATTTCTCAGCAATCATCAAACATGCAATTGAGCTTGGTGGATACACTGAGGACGAAGAAGAAAAGAACATCCTAGTAGGTTTCGGTCATAACACGACTTTAAGCCATGCTGGTGCAATTATTGAAGCTGTTAAGAGTGGAGCAATTAAGCACTTCTTCTTAATCGGTGGTTGCGACGGTGCGAAGCCAGGAAGAAACTACTTCACCGAGTTCGCAGAGAACACTCCACAGGATACTGTAATCTTGACACTTGCATGTGGTAAGTACAGATTTAATAAGATTGACTTTGGTACGGTAGCAGGTCTTCCGCGTTTACTTGACGTAGGACAGTGTAACGATGCGTTCTCAGCGATTAAAATTGCTGTTGCATTAGCGGAAGCATTCGAATGTGATGTTAATGATCTACCATTATCACTTGTATTATCTTGGTACGAGCAAAAAGCGGTAGCAATTCTTCTTACATTGTTATCACTAAACATTAAGAACATTTTACTTGGACCATCATTACCTGCATTCGTTTCACCAAACGTGTTACAAGTTTTAGTGGATAAGTTCAATATTCGTCCAACTACTAATGCAGAAGCTGATTTACAATCAATCTTAGGATAA
- a CDS encoding HD-GYP domain-containing protein → MKRELRVSLFDLVTSLSNAMDLVSQDIVNHHKRVAYIALKIAEEMNLRVKDINNIVLAGILHDVGALSFRERLFAREYEFSNGNLHAEVGYQLLKDFAPMQKMAQMVRFHHLPWKDGAGQSFEGEEVPIGGHILHLADRVEILINRREEILGQTENIVSIIQKGDSTLYCPSVVDAFCGLADKEYFWLDIVSPNIEQILSQSTEISSIELDLMDILDFTRMFSQIIDYRSSFTATHSSGVGATAEAIARLIGLSERECKKMRIAGNLHDLGKLAIPKEILEKPDKLQVNEFNVIRSHTYHTYRVLDAIPGFREITEWAAYHHEKLDGTGYPFHIKGEDISLGARIMAVADIFTAITEDRPYRTGLEKEKVLTILKKKVEENALDERVVTVLENHYDEVNDIRFCAQSEAYADYQEFGKESAATKLDECTKTNE, encoded by the coding sequence GTGAAACGAGAGCTGAGGGTTTCATTATTTGACTTAGTGACCAGTTTGTCGAATGCGATGGACTTAGTTAGCCAGGATATTGTCAATCATCACAAGCGAGTCGCATATATAGCCTTAAAAATAGCAGAAGAGATGAATTTGCGGGTTAAGGATATTAATAACATTGTTCTTGCCGGTATTCTTCATGACGTAGGAGCTTTATCGTTTCGTGAAAGATTATTTGCAAGGGAATATGAATTTAGTAATGGGAATCTCCATGCAGAGGTCGGGTATCAGCTTCTTAAGGATTTTGCTCCCATGCAGAAAATGGCACAAATGGTTCGTTTTCATCATCTGCCTTGGAAAGATGGTGCAGGACAAAGTTTCGAAGGGGAAGAAGTTCCTATTGGTGGACACATCCTACACTTGGCTGACCGCGTAGAAATTCTCATTAATCGTAGGGAGGAAATCCTTGGACAAACGGAAAACATCGTCTCTATAATACAAAAAGGTGATTCTACGCTATACTGCCCTTCAGTGGTGGATGCTTTTTGTGGTTTAGCAGATAAAGAGTATTTCTGGCTTGATATTGTATCGCCAAATATTGAGCAAATTTTATCGCAAAGTACGGAGATTTCATCGATAGAACTAGATTTAATGGACATATTAGACTTTACAAGGATGTTTAGTCAAATCATTGACTATCGTAGTTCTTTTACAGCTACGCACTCCAGTGGTGTTGGTGCAACAGCGGAAGCAATTGCCCGGTTAATCGGTCTTTCCGAGCGCGAATGTAAGAAAATGCGGATTGCAGGCAACTTACATGACCTAGGAAAACTTGCAATCCCTAAAGAGATCTTGGAGAAACCAGATAAATTGCAAGTCAATGAGTTCAATGTGATTCGAAGTCACACATATCATACGTATCGAGTGTTGGATGCAATTCCAGGCTTCCGAGAAATTACGGAATGGGCTGCGTACCATCATGAAAAACTCGATGGTACAGGATATCCATTCCATATAAAAGGTGAAGATATTTCTTTAGGTGCGAGAATTATGGCAGTAGCTGATATATTTACTGCAATCACTGAGGATCGTCCATATCGAACTGGACTTGAGAAGGAAAAGGTATTAACAATACTTAAGAAAAAAGTAGAAGAAAATGCTTTAGATGAAAGAGTTGTCACTGTCTTGGAGAATCACTATGACGAAGTCAATGACATCCGATTCTGTGCGCAATCGGAAGCATATGCAGACTATCAAGAGTTTGGGAAAGAGAGTGCTGCAACAAAGTTGGATGAGTGTACAAAAACCAATGAATAA
- a CDS encoding THUMP domain-containing class I SAM-dependent RNA methyltransferase, whose translation MTKLELIATTTFGLEAVAKREIMLLGYEIKQVENGRITFIGDESAICRSNLWLRTAERVRLKIGEFKALSFEELFEKTKALPWADWIPENGQFPVDGRSVKSKLFSISDCQAITKKAIVESLKKTYKTEWFEENGPMYRIEVALLNDIATLTIDTTGLGLHKRGYRKLISEAPVKETMAAAMIQLSRWHPDRILMDPFCGSGTIPIEAALIGRNIAPGINRNFISEEWPQVPKKLWTDARKEAHDLADYDRPLKIIGTDMSERVIKVARQNAYDAMVDSDIHFQTLPFQEMQTKKKYGYIICNPPYGERLGEIDEMYALYKEMGQVFRKLDTWSHFILTGYENFESAFGKKADKNRKLFNGNIKTYFFQYFGPRPPRKLTDSSEEGVTENHDDSSE comes from the coding sequence ATGACTAAATTAGAATTAATTGCGACTACAACCTTCGGCCTCGAAGCAGTGGCTAAAAGAGAAATTATGCTGCTTGGATATGAAATCAAGCAAGTAGAAAATGGTCGTATAACTTTTATCGGGGATGAGTCGGCTATTTGCCGGAGCAACCTGTGGTTAAGAACAGCGGAAAGAGTTCGTTTGAAGATTGGTGAGTTTAAAGCATTATCGTTTGAGGAACTTTTTGAAAAGACTAAAGCACTGCCGTGGGCGGACTGGATTCCTGAGAACGGCCAATTTCCTGTTGATGGAAGATCAGTAAAGTCCAAATTATTCAGTATATCAGACTGTCAGGCTATTACGAAGAAAGCAATCGTAGAGAGTCTGAAAAAAACATACAAAACTGAATGGTTTGAAGAAAATGGTCCAATGTACCGTATTGAAGTTGCATTATTAAATGATATTGCTACTTTAACGATTGATACTACGGGGCTTGGATTACATAAACGCGGATATCGAAAATTGATTAGTGAAGCACCAGTGAAAGAAACGATGGCTGCAGCAATGATTCAGTTATCCAGATGGCACCCAGATCGTATTCTCATGGACCCTTTCTGTGGTTCTGGAACGATTCCGATTGAAGCTGCATTGATAGGTAGGAATATTGCCCCTGGAATCAATCGGAATTTTATTTCAGAAGAGTGGCCGCAAGTCCCGAAGAAATTATGGACAGATGCGAGAAAAGAAGCCCACGATCTTGCCGACTATGATCGTCCACTTAAGATTATTGGTACCGATATGAGTGAAAGAGTAATAAAAGTAGCGCGTCAAAACGCATATGATGCGATGGTAGATTCAGACATCCATTTTCAAACATTGCCGTTTCAAGAAATGCAGACCAAGAAAAAGTACGGCTACATTATTTGTAACCCTCCTTATGGAGAAAGACTTGGAGAAATCGATGAAATGTATGCTCTTTATAAAGAAATGGGACAAGTTTTTAGAAAGCTTGACACGTGGTCGCATTTCATTCTAACGGGCTATGAGAATTTTGAAAGTGCTTTTGGGAAAAAAGCAGATAAAAATCGAAAGCTTTTCAATGGGAATATTAAGACGTACTTCTTTCAATATTTCGGTCCTCGACCACCAAGAAAACTAACGGATTCAAGCGAAGAAGGGGTAACAGAAAATCACGATGATAGCTCAGAATAA
- a CDS encoding aminotransferase class IV, with the protein MNTIPNEFVLLNGEIRLALDAKISVFDGSIQYGYGLIETLRTYRGVFFAWNEHYLRLVRGCQQLHMKVPFSLEEGERYLLQLHQAYTKQDINCDGVYRMTVTPNLVLNWNTSQQTSFFITRRELPSLPHDIHTTGIEVEVLQTLRAPSITNERVKALHMTDLILARRELQVKNPKAFEGLMLNSSQSIVEATFSNLFAVLIDNQNNTPILWTPSQEDGPLAGVTGGIVKDIARTVGLKVLESTMKIEMLSQCREIFLTNSVHEIVPVQRVLSHGQQVFENQERDFTVSHKIYRQYKQMVESQVKISK; encoded by the coding sequence ATGAATACAATTCCGAATGAATTTGTGTTATTGAATGGCGAGATTCGATTAGCGTTGGACGCGAAAATCAGTGTATTTGACGGATCGATTCAATATGGATATGGCTTAATAGAAACACTGCGTACATATCGTGGTGTTTTCTTTGCATGGAACGAACATTATCTAAGATTAGTCAGAGGTTGCCAGCAACTTCATATGAAAGTCCCTTTTTCATTAGAGGAAGGTGAAAGATATTTGCTACAATTGCATCAAGCATACACCAAACAAGATATAAATTGTGATGGGGTATATCGAATGACTGTGACTCCTAACCTAGTCCTTAACTGGAATACCAGTCAACAGACTTCATTTTTTATCACTCGAAGAGAACTCCCAAGTCTGCCACACGATATTCATACGACCGGAATCGAAGTCGAGGTTTTACAAACCCTTCGAGCACCAAGTATTACCAATGAGCGAGTAAAGGCACTGCACATGACGGATTTAATTCTCGCAAGAAGAGAGCTACAAGTAAAAAATCCTAAGGCATTCGAAGGTCTTATGTTAAACTCTTCGCAATCGATTGTTGAGGCGACGTTTTCCAATCTTTTCGCTGTGTTGATAGACAATCAGAACAATACCCCTATCTTATGGACTCCTTCTCAAGAAGATGGTCCACTCGCTGGTGTCACCGGTGGAATAGTGAAAGATATTGCACGTACTGTCGGCTTAAAGGTTTTAGAATCGACGATGAAAATTGAGATGTTATCCCAATGTCGTGAGATATTTTTAACAAACTCCGTACATGAGATCGTGCCTGTACAGAGGGTATTATCCCATGGGCAGCAGGTATTTGAGAATCAAGAACGCGATTTCACTGTTTCTCATAAAATCTACCGCCAGTATAAACAGATGGTTGAATCCCAAGTCAAAATATCAAAATAA